The DNA segment CAAACTATCCGACGCTGGGTTTGTGCTTGTGGCTTCGGCTAGTCCAGGAACGTACGCATGACACGCGACCTCGTTGGGTGCTGGAGCTTTCTCAGCGCCTTGGCCTCGATCTGACGAATGCGTTCGCGCGTGACCGAGAACTGCTGGCCGACCTCTTCGAGCGTGTGGTCGGTATCCATGCCGATGCCAAAGCGCATGC comes from the Novosphingobium sp. 9U genome and includes:
- a CDS encoding sigma factor-like helix-turn-helix DNA-binding protein, whose translation is MRFGIGMDTDHTLEEVGQQFSVTRERIRQIEAKALRKLQHPTRSRVMRTFLD